The DNA sequence AAAATCCTGTAAAACCTGCAACGGTAGGTAAAAAATTAATAGATATGCCAGAGAAGATGTTTAACATTGGTGGCGATATTGAGAAGGGTCCGTTTACGGCTTCTCTGATAGGAAGATATGTGGGCAAAAGATATGGCAATGACGAAAATAATGATATAGCTAACAAGGTATATACCTCCTATGACCCATATTTTGTTATGGATGCAAAGATTTCATATAAACTTACAAAATTTGCCTCTTTATCCCTTTCAGTGGATAACATCTTCAACAAGGAGTATTTTGCTTACTATAAAGCACCCGGAAGGGCATGGTATAGCGAGCTGACATTAAGGTTTTAGAGATCAAGGAAATTGAGAGGATATTTTTTAAATTAAGGTGAAAAGGCTTTTTGCTGGAATTTTTGTTTATGTTGTTATAGTGGCAGTTTTTTCAGAGGCTGCCACTATAACCTATGTTGACAAAATGGGTAGGTCAGTTGAAATACCTATTCCAGCAAAAAGGGCGATCTTTTTTCAGACTTATGAAATATTGCCTGTTCTTGATATCTGGGATAGGGTTGTAGGTATCGGCACTTTCGCATATGACAACGATTTGATGAAGGCTGTGAAACCTGATATCAAAAAAATTC is a window from the Thermodesulfovibrionales bacterium genome containing:
- a CDS encoding TonB-dependent receptor, which translates into the protein NTSWEIGIDQKLWGGAKVEAVYVENYIDDLIYRKTVTSTYQELINAGKAESKGVELEAEQRFNKWLRLFANFTFTDSKIKENPVKPATVGKKLIDMPEKMFNIGGDIEKGPFTASLIGRYVGKRYGNDENNDIANKVYTSYDPYFVMDAKISYKLTKFASLSLSVDNIFNKEYFAYYKAPGRAWYSELTLRF